In a genomic window of Rhodovulum sp. P5:
- the ubiE gene encoding bifunctional demethylmenaquinone methyltransferase/2-methoxy-6-polyprenyl-1,4-benzoquinol methylase UbiE produces the protein MTDTQDTTTHFGFQTVSESEKAGMVHGVFTRVASRYDLMNDLMSAGIHRIWKDAMMDWLAPRPHQRLLDVAGGTGDIAFRFLRRAPGATAVVCDMTESMLIEGQKRADAEELGASLDWVVGDAMDLPFEDNSFDVVTNAFGTRNVTRIQDSLTEGYRVLKPGGRMMTLEFSQMPNPMMQWAYDRYSFNVIPVMGQVVANDRDSYQYLVESIRKFPEQETYADMFRAAGFEQVKYRNLSMGIAALHSGWKI, from the coding sequence ATGACCGACACTCAGGATACCACCACGCATTTCGGCTTTCAGACCGTGTCGGAGTCGGAGAAGGCCGGCATGGTGCACGGTGTCTTTACCCGTGTCGCCTCCCGCTATGACCTGATGAACGACCTGATGTCGGCGGGCATCCATCGCATCTGGAAAGACGCGATGATGGACTGGCTGGCCCCGCGCCCGCATCAGCGCCTGCTGGACGTGGCCGGCGGCACCGGCGACATCGCCTTCCGTTTCCTCAGGCGTGCCCCCGGCGCGACCGCGGTCGTCTGCGACATGACCGAGTCGATGCTGATTGAGGGGCAGAAGCGCGCCGATGCCGAGGAACTGGGCGCAAGCCTTGACTGGGTGGTCGGCGATGCGATGGATCTGCCCTTCGAGGACAACAGCTTCGACGTGGTCACCAACGCCTTCGGCACCCGCAACGTTACCCGGATTCAGGATTCGCTGACCGAGGGCTATCGCGTGCTGAAACCCGGCGGGCGCATGATGACGCTGGAATTCAGCCAGATGCCCAACCCGATGATGCAGTGGGCCTATGACCGCTATTCCTTCAACGTGATCCCGGTCATGGGGCAGGTCGTGGCCAACGACCGGGACAGCTATCAGTACCTCGTTGAATCGATCCGCAAGTTCCCCGAACAGGAAACCTATGCCGACATGTTCCGGGCCGCGGGGTTCGAGCAGGTGAAATACCGCAACCTGTCGATGGGCATCGCAGCACTGCATTCGGGCTGGAAGATCTGA